A region of Bacillus cabrialesii DNA encodes the following proteins:
- a CDS encoding carbohydrate ABC transporter permease, which yields MKPVKTGTVHPVPSAAKQSGWRDLFYSKKAAPYLFTAPFVLSFLVFFLYPIISVFIMSFQRILPGEVTFVGFSNYTALNNPTFYTALWNTLEYTFWTLIVLIPVPLLLAIFLNSKLVKFRNIFKSALFIPALTSTIVAGIIFRLIFGEMETSLANSILLKLGFSPQNWMNNEHTGMFLMVLLASWRWMGINILYFLAGLQNVPKELYEAADIDGANTMKKFMHITLPFLKPVTVYVLTISIIGGFRMFEESYVLWQNNSPGNIGLTLVGYLYQQGLAYNEMGYGAAIGIVLLIVILVVSLISLKLSGSFKGEG from the coding sequence ATGAAACCTGTGAAAACGGGAACGGTTCATCCCGTTCCTTCAGCTGCGAAACAATCAGGCTGGCGAGATCTATTTTATTCAAAAAAAGCGGCGCCCTATCTGTTTACTGCGCCATTCGTTTTATCCTTTCTCGTATTTTTTCTGTACCCCATCATTAGTGTCTTCATCATGAGCTTTCAAAGAATATTGCCGGGAGAGGTGACGTTTGTCGGATTCTCCAATTACACTGCGCTAAACAATCCGACGTTCTATACCGCCCTTTGGAATACGCTGGAGTACACCTTTTGGACGCTGATCGTGCTGATTCCGGTTCCATTGCTTCTGGCCATATTCCTGAATTCAAAGCTGGTCAAATTCAGAAATATATTCAAATCAGCGCTATTTATTCCGGCATTGACTTCCACCATTGTGGCGGGGATCATTTTTCGGCTCATCTTTGGAGAAATGGAAACATCGCTGGCTAATTCCATCTTGCTCAAACTTGGCTTTTCACCTCAGAACTGGATGAACAATGAACATACAGGCATGTTTTTGATGGTGCTGCTTGCTTCGTGGAGATGGATGGGAATCAACATCCTTTACTTTTTGGCCGGTTTGCAAAACGTGCCCAAAGAGCTGTACGAAGCCGCTGATATTGACGGCGCGAATACGATGAAAAAATTTATGCACATCACGCTGCCGTTTCTCAAACCTGTAACCGTATATGTGCTGACGATCAGCATCATCGGCGGCTTCAGGATGTTCGAGGAAAGCTACGTCCTTTGGCAAAATAATTCCCCGGGTAATATTGGTCTAACGCTTGTCGGATATTTGTATCAGCAGGGGCTTGCCTACAACGAAATGGGTTATGGGGCGGCCATCGGCATTGTGCTTTTGATTGTGATACTCGTTGTCAGCCTGATTTCATTAAAGCTGTCAGGCTCGTTTAAGGGGGAGGGATAA
- a CDS encoding ABC transporter substrate-binding protein has protein sequence MKKLTACFLVLMMLLTLFIAGCSAERSSGKSGETELTFWTFNGLHEQFYVEMVKEWNKKYPDRKIKLNTVVYPYGQMHDNLSISLIAGEGVPDIADVELARFSNFLKGSDIPLADLTPLIEKDRDKFVEARLTLYSKNGKLYGLDTHVGTTVMFYNMDVMKKVGVNPDDIKTWDDYHKAGQKVRKVTGKPMGTVETNDSGTFLSMISQQNSGYFDKNGKLILNNDTNVKTLQYLKNMINDKTMIPAPGGGHHSEEYYGFMNQGGAASVLMPIWYMGRFIDYMPDLKGKIAIKPLPAWKEGGDRSAGLGGTATVVPKQSKHVKLAKEFLAFAKGSKEGNKKLWSVLGFDPLRWDVWSSKELKEKNKYTDYFQNGTGIFSVLLDIKDEINPIYLHEDFAKASDLVNRSVLFDALKSQQKTPKQALDRAAGELKQK, from the coding sequence ATGAAAAAATTGACTGCCTGTTTTCTTGTGCTCATGATGCTGCTGACATTATTCATTGCTGGGTGTTCAGCAGAACGATCATCCGGGAAATCGGGTGAAACCGAGCTGACCTTTTGGACATTTAACGGACTTCATGAGCAGTTTTATGTGGAAATGGTGAAAGAATGGAACAAAAAATATCCTGACCGCAAAATTAAGCTGAATACGGTCGTTTATCCATATGGGCAAATGCACGATAACTTGTCGATCTCCTTAATCGCGGGAGAGGGCGTCCCTGATATTGCCGATGTTGAATTGGCCCGTTTTTCAAACTTTTTGAAGGGCTCTGACATACCGCTTGCCGACCTGACTCCGCTGATTGAAAAGGACCGCGATAAATTCGTTGAAGCGCGGCTCACCCTGTACAGCAAAAACGGCAAGCTGTACGGGCTGGATACTCATGTAGGAACGACAGTCATGTTTTATAACATGGATGTGATGAAAAAAGTCGGCGTCAATCCTGATGATATTAAAACATGGGATGATTACCATAAAGCCGGGCAGAAAGTGCGCAAAGTGACCGGGAAGCCGATGGGAACGGTGGAGACAAATGATTCGGGAACGTTCTTATCCATGATTTCACAGCAAAACTCAGGTTATTTTGATAAAAACGGCAAGCTGATCCTCAATAATGACACCAACGTAAAAACACTTCAATATTTAAAGAACATGATCAATGACAAAACGATGATTCCCGCGCCAGGCGGCGGGCATCACAGTGAAGAATACTACGGCTTTATGAACCAAGGCGGAGCTGCTTCAGTTCTGATGCCGATTTGGTATATGGGAAGATTTATAGATTATATGCCTGATCTGAAAGGGAAGATTGCCATCAAGCCGCTTCCAGCATGGAAAGAGGGAGGCGATCGTTCGGCAGGTTTGGGCGGTACGGCAACTGTTGTGCCGAAGCAATCTAAGCATGTTAAATTAGCGAAAGAGTTTTTGGCCTTTGCAAAGGGTTCTAAAGAAGGAAACAAAAAGCTCTGGAGCGTGCTCGGATTTGACCCGCTTCGCTGGGATGTTTGGAGCTCCAAGGAATTGAAAGAGAAAAACAAATATACGGACTACTTCCAAAACGGAACAGGCATTTTTTCTGTGCTGCTCGATATCAAGGATGAAATCAATCCGATTTATCTACATGAGGATTTTGCCAAGGCGTCAGACCTTGTCAACAGAAGCGTATTATTCGACGCACTTAAATCTCAGCAAAAAACGCCTAAACAAGCCTTGGACAGAGCGGCAGGTGAACTGAAACAGAAATAG